A single region of the Brachypodium distachyon strain Bd21 chromosome 3, Brachypodium_distachyon_v3.0, whole genome shotgun sequence genome encodes:
- the LOC100826047 gene encoding alpha-mannosidase I MNS5 isoform X1: MRSPRLLRPAPARLVAAALLLAALAGGAAAADISGRDGYGRARRLHMRDKVVEMFYHAYDNYMAYAFPHDELKPLTKSFTDSLSELGNLNLEHLPHDYNGSALTLVESLSSLVVLGNLTEFERGVTWLSENLTFDVDARVNLFECNIRLLGGLISAHILAKDYISQRKDGVYQDQLLHLAENLGSRFLPAFETPTGLPYAWINLKYGVIENETTETSTSGCGSLILEMGALSRLTGDSRYEAAAHRALRKLWSMRSSLNLVGSTLDVLSGKWIEYSSGIGAGVDSFYEYLIKAYILFGSDEYWDMFHSAYLAVQKYFRHGPWYHEADIRTGEATHWQLTSLQAFWPGVQTLLGDVAAANLSHREFYNVWQRFGVLPERYLLDYGILHPTEKYYPLRPEFAESTFYLYQATKDPWYLEVGEAIIGSLNYYTKVEGGFASIRDVSTMKQEDHQHSFFLSETCKYLFLLYDDSFLRKQNYIFTTEGHPLPIRSTWHEKIPASDVPSNWTSVKDAEQPIRVSALSSQVCPETIFRQSFGSTWESACHVPDVFPNHKCRADDDCGIESVSCKRRTCSTAGYCGLWLAVL, translated from the exons ATGCGATCTCCTCGGCtgctccgccccgcgccggcgcggctCGTTGCCGCCGCGCTTCTCCTAGCGGCTCTCgccggaggcgccgccgccgccgacatcaGCGGCAGGGATGGGTACGGGCGCGCGAGGAGGCTGCACATGAGGGACAAGGTCGTCGAGAT GTTTTATCATGCCTATGACAACTACATGGCGTATGCATTCCCT CATGATGAATTGAAGCCTCTTACTAAAAGCTTCACTGACTCCCTCAGTGAGCTTGGTAACCTAAAT CTTGAACATTTGCCACATGATTATAATGGATCAGCGTTGACACTAGTCGAGTCATTATCAAG TCTTGTTGTCTTAGGTAACCTCACAGAATTCGAGAGAGGAGTTACCTGGCTTTCAGAAAACCTAACTTTTGATGTTGACGCCCGGGTTAATCTTTTTGAG TGTAACATAAGACTTCTTGGGGGGCTTATTTCTGCTCATATTCTTGCAAAGGACTACATCAGTCAGCGTAAAGATGGAGTATATCAGGACCAATTGCTACATCTTGCTGAAAATTTAGGCAGCCGATTTCTGCCAGCATTCGAGACACCTACTGGATTGCCGTATGCCTGGATCAATCTTAAG TACGGAGTGATAGAGAACGAGACAACTGAAACAAGTACATCAGGATGTG GTTCCCTTATCCTTGAAATGGGTGCATTGTCACGTTTGACCGGTGATTCTAGATATGAAGCTGCAGCTCATCGTGCTCTTCGTAAGCTATGGAGCATGAGGAGTTCACTGAATCTCGTAGGCTCAACACTTGATGTTTTGTCGGGCAAGTGGATTGAATATTCGTCAGGCATTGGTGCTG GAGTTGATTCATTTTACGAGTATTTGATTAAGGCATACATTCTTTTCGGAAGTGACGAGTACTGGGATATGTTTCATTCAGCTTACCTTGCGGTGCAGAAGTATTTCCGACATGGCCCATG GTATCATGAGGCCGATATCAGGACTGGAGAAGCAACACACTGGCAACTAACCAGCCTGCAGGCCTTCTGGCCTGGTGTTCAG ACACTACTAGGAGACGTTGCTGCTGCAAATCTGTCACATCGTGAATTTTACAATGTATGGCAAAGGTTTGGCGTGCTTCCTGAAAg ATATCTATTAGACTACGGAATACTGCATCCTACAGAGAAGTACTATCCTTTACGCCCGGAGTTTGCCGAGTCTACGTTTTATCTTTATCAAGCAACGAAAG ATCCTTGGTACCTAGAAGTGGGCGAAGCTATTATAGGGTCACTTAATTACTATACTAAAGTGGAAGGGGGGTTTGCTAGTATCAGAGATGTTTCAACAATGAAACAAGAAGATCATCAACACAGCTTCTTTCTTTCAGAAAC GTGCAAATATCTTTTCCTCCTTTATGATGATTCATTCTTGAGGAAGCAAAACTACATATTTACAACCGAGGGCCACCCCCTTCCTATAAGGAGCACATGGCATGAGAAAATTCCTGCATCGGATGTTCCCAGCAATTGGACATCTGTTAAG GATGCTGAGCAACCAATTCGTGTGAGTGCATTGTCATCTCAAGTTTGCCCAGAGACAATTTTCCGGCAGAGCTTTGGGTCCACATGGGAGAGTGCGTGCCATGTACCAGATGTGTTTCCTAACCACAAATGCAGGGCTGATGATGACTGTGGGATAGAGTCAGTATCTTGCAAGAGAAGAACTTGCAGTACTGCTGGCTATTGCGGTTTGTGGCTGGCGGTTTTATAG
- the LOC100826047 gene encoding alpha-mannosidase I MNS5 isoform X2 — protein MMFYHAYDNYMAYAFPHDELKPLTKSFTDSLSELGNLNLEHLPHDYNGSALTLVESLSSLVVLGNLTEFERGVTWLSENLTFDVDARVNLFECNIRLLGGLISAHILAKDYISQRKDGVYQDQLLHLAENLGSRFLPAFETPTGLPYAWINLKYGVIENETTETSTSGCGSLILEMGALSRLTGDSRYEAAAHRALRKLWSMRSSLNLVGSTLDVLSGKWIEYSSGIGAGVDSFYEYLIKAYILFGSDEYWDMFHSAYLAVQKYFRHGPWYHEADIRTGEATHWQLTSLQAFWPGVQTLLGDVAAANLSHREFYNVWQRFGVLPERYLLDYGILHPTEKYYPLRPEFAESTFYLYQATKDPWYLEVGEAIIGSLNYYTKVEGGFASIRDVSTMKQEDHQHSFFLSETCKYLFLLYDDSFLRKQNYIFTTEGHPLPIRSTWHEKIPASDVPSNWTSVKDAEQPIRVSALSSQVCPETIFRQSFGSTWESACHVPDVFPNHKCRADDDCGIESVSCKRRTCSTAGYCGLWLAVL, from the exons ATGAT GTTTTATCATGCCTATGACAACTACATGGCGTATGCATTCCCT CATGATGAATTGAAGCCTCTTACTAAAAGCTTCACTGACTCCCTCAGTGAGCTTGGTAACCTAAAT CTTGAACATTTGCCACATGATTATAATGGATCAGCGTTGACACTAGTCGAGTCATTATCAAG TCTTGTTGTCTTAGGTAACCTCACAGAATTCGAGAGAGGAGTTACCTGGCTTTCAGAAAACCTAACTTTTGATGTTGACGCCCGGGTTAATCTTTTTGAG TGTAACATAAGACTTCTTGGGGGGCTTATTTCTGCTCATATTCTTGCAAAGGACTACATCAGTCAGCGTAAAGATGGAGTATATCAGGACCAATTGCTACATCTTGCTGAAAATTTAGGCAGCCGATTTCTGCCAGCATTCGAGACACCTACTGGATTGCCGTATGCCTGGATCAATCTTAAG TACGGAGTGATAGAGAACGAGACAACTGAAACAAGTACATCAGGATGTG GTTCCCTTATCCTTGAAATGGGTGCATTGTCACGTTTGACCGGTGATTCTAGATATGAAGCTGCAGCTCATCGTGCTCTTCGTAAGCTATGGAGCATGAGGAGTTCACTGAATCTCGTAGGCTCAACACTTGATGTTTTGTCGGGCAAGTGGATTGAATATTCGTCAGGCATTGGTGCTG GAGTTGATTCATTTTACGAGTATTTGATTAAGGCATACATTCTTTTCGGAAGTGACGAGTACTGGGATATGTTTCATTCAGCTTACCTTGCGGTGCAGAAGTATTTCCGACATGGCCCATG GTATCATGAGGCCGATATCAGGACTGGAGAAGCAACACACTGGCAACTAACCAGCCTGCAGGCCTTCTGGCCTGGTGTTCAG ACACTACTAGGAGACGTTGCTGCTGCAAATCTGTCACATCGTGAATTTTACAATGTATGGCAAAGGTTTGGCGTGCTTCCTGAAAg ATATCTATTAGACTACGGAATACTGCATCCTACAGAGAAGTACTATCCTTTACGCCCGGAGTTTGCCGAGTCTACGTTTTATCTTTATCAAGCAACGAAAG ATCCTTGGTACCTAGAAGTGGGCGAAGCTATTATAGGGTCACTTAATTACTATACTAAAGTGGAAGGGGGGTTTGCTAGTATCAGAGATGTTTCAACAATGAAACAAGAAGATCATCAACACAGCTTCTTTCTTTCAGAAAC GTGCAAATATCTTTTCCTCCTTTATGATGATTCATTCTTGAGGAAGCAAAACTACATATTTACAACCGAGGGCCACCCCCTTCCTATAAGGAGCACATGGCATGAGAAAATTCCTGCATCGGATGTTCCCAGCAATTGGACATCTGTTAAG GATGCTGAGCAACCAATTCGTGTGAGTGCATTGTCATCTCAAGTTTGCCCAGAGACAATTTTCCGGCAGAGCTTTGGGTCCACATGGGAGAGTGCGTGCCATGTACCAGATGTGTTTCCTAACCACAAATGCAGGGCTGATGATGACTGTGGGATAGAGTCAGTATCTTGCAAGAGAAGAACTTGCAGTACTGCTGGCTATTGCGGTTTGTGGCTGGCGGTTTTATAG
- the LOC100826047 gene encoding alpha-mannosidase I MNS5 isoform X3: MRSPRLLRPAPARLVAAALLLAALAGGAAAADISGRDGYGRARRLHMRDKVVEMFYHAYDNYMAYAFPHDELKPLTKSFTDSLSELGNLNLEHLPHDYNGSALTLVESLSSLVVLGNLTEFERGVTWLSENLTFDVDARVNLFECNIRLLGGLISAHILAKDYISQRKDGVYQDQLLHLAENLGSRFLPAFETPTGLPYAWINLKYGVIENETTETSTSGCGSLILEMGALSRLTGDSRYEAAAHRALRKLWSMRSSLNLVGSTLDVLSGKWIEYSSGIGAGVDSFYEYLIKAYILFGSDEYWDMFHSAYLAVQKYFRHGPWYHEADIRTGEATHWQLTSLQAFWPGVQTLLGDVAAANLSHREFYNVWQRFGVLPERYLLDYGILHPTEKYYPLRPEFAESTFYLYQATKDPWYLEVGEAIIGSLNYYTKVEGGFASIRDVSTMKQEDHQHSFFLSETCKYLFLLYDDSFLRKQNYIFTTEGHPLPIRSTWHEKIPASDVPSNWTSVKVSSLLSMIPNHLKLELTRC; this comes from the exons ATGCGATCTCCTCGGCtgctccgccccgcgccggcgcggctCGTTGCCGCCGCGCTTCTCCTAGCGGCTCTCgccggaggcgccgccgccgccgacatcaGCGGCAGGGATGGGTACGGGCGCGCGAGGAGGCTGCACATGAGGGACAAGGTCGTCGAGAT GTTTTATCATGCCTATGACAACTACATGGCGTATGCATTCCCT CATGATGAATTGAAGCCTCTTACTAAAAGCTTCACTGACTCCCTCAGTGAGCTTGGTAACCTAAAT CTTGAACATTTGCCACATGATTATAATGGATCAGCGTTGACACTAGTCGAGTCATTATCAAG TCTTGTTGTCTTAGGTAACCTCACAGAATTCGAGAGAGGAGTTACCTGGCTTTCAGAAAACCTAACTTTTGATGTTGACGCCCGGGTTAATCTTTTTGAG TGTAACATAAGACTTCTTGGGGGGCTTATTTCTGCTCATATTCTTGCAAAGGACTACATCAGTCAGCGTAAAGATGGAGTATATCAGGACCAATTGCTACATCTTGCTGAAAATTTAGGCAGCCGATTTCTGCCAGCATTCGAGACACCTACTGGATTGCCGTATGCCTGGATCAATCTTAAG TACGGAGTGATAGAGAACGAGACAACTGAAACAAGTACATCAGGATGTG GTTCCCTTATCCTTGAAATGGGTGCATTGTCACGTTTGACCGGTGATTCTAGATATGAAGCTGCAGCTCATCGTGCTCTTCGTAAGCTATGGAGCATGAGGAGTTCACTGAATCTCGTAGGCTCAACACTTGATGTTTTGTCGGGCAAGTGGATTGAATATTCGTCAGGCATTGGTGCTG GAGTTGATTCATTTTACGAGTATTTGATTAAGGCATACATTCTTTTCGGAAGTGACGAGTACTGGGATATGTTTCATTCAGCTTACCTTGCGGTGCAGAAGTATTTCCGACATGGCCCATG GTATCATGAGGCCGATATCAGGACTGGAGAAGCAACACACTGGCAACTAACCAGCCTGCAGGCCTTCTGGCCTGGTGTTCAG ACACTACTAGGAGACGTTGCTGCTGCAAATCTGTCACATCGTGAATTTTACAATGTATGGCAAAGGTTTGGCGTGCTTCCTGAAAg ATATCTATTAGACTACGGAATACTGCATCCTACAGAGAAGTACTATCCTTTACGCCCGGAGTTTGCCGAGTCTACGTTTTATCTTTATCAAGCAACGAAAG ATCCTTGGTACCTAGAAGTGGGCGAAGCTATTATAGGGTCACTTAATTACTATACTAAAGTGGAAGGGGGGTTTGCTAGTATCAGAGATGTTTCAACAATGAAACAAGAAGATCATCAACACAGCTTCTTTCTTTCAGAAAC GTGCAAATATCTTTTCCTCCTTTATGATGATTCATTCTTGAGGAAGCAAAACTACATATTTACAACCGAGGGCCACCCCCTTCCTATAAGGAGCACATGGCATGAGAAAATTCCTGCATCGGATGTTCCCAGCAATTGGACATCTGTTAAGGTGTCATCTCTTTTGTCAATGATTCCTAACCATCTTAAATTAGAACTTACAA GATGCTGA
- the LOC100826358 gene encoding serine/threonine-protein kinase RIO1 — protein sequence MPSTCTNTTMAAAAPSPCSRFADAEEKPPAAASVQEEQDDDEEDRSDSDSDVGDALDWLDAAEGRPSAAFSSASAARRPNAHGGVLSRNTLQPLSNRTQKLASRCRADPLEEWEGRPDVGMSNSVTTAIRDCIRDSAIGKTRNTGKADRATVEQAIDPRTRMVLFKMLNRGVFYNINGCISTGKEANVYHATKTDGQEFAIKVYKTSVLVFKDRDRYVQGDYRFRHGYCKHNPRKMVKTWAEKEMRNLFRVKEAGIRCPSPSHLRLHVLVMEFIGKGGRAAPHLKDAALSDDKLRKSYFEIITTMRTLYQKCKLVHGDLSEYNILYFEGHLYIIDVSQSVDLDHPSALVFLKEDCLHVTDFFERRGVTVMTVSKLFNFVVDQNIADEDVDDYLEKTLDYMKQCEADIVNMSMMQRPSFVYEPTADELYDQPLLGFVRTKKKPAKKQQERSAQNIVEEPLNILEEPLDILEESLDILEEPLENKESKAARKEHKKKVKEEKREIRKTKIPKADKKRKKMGKAKCKR from the exons ATGCCCTCCACGTGCACGAACAcaaccatggccgccgccgcaccgtcGCCATGCTCCCGCTTTGCCGACGCCGAGGAGaaaccaccagcagcagcatctgtCCAGGAGGAGCAGGATGATGACGAGGAGGATCGGTCCGACTCCGACTCCGACGTCGGCGATGCCCTGGACTGGCTCGACGCCGCGGAGGGCCGTCCTTCCGCAGCCTTCTCGTCTGCATCGGCCGCGCGGAGGCCCAACGCGCACGGCGGCGTCCTCTCCCGCAACACCCTCCAGCCGCTCTCCAACCGCACCCAGAAGCTCGCCTCGCGCTGCCGCGCCGACCCCTTGGAG GAGTGGGAAGGTAGACCGGACGTGGGGATGTCGAATTCAGTGACGACCGCGATCAGGGATTGCATAAGAGATTCTGCAATTGGGAAAACACGCAACACCGGGAAGGCTGATCGTGCTACAGTTGAACAG GCTATTGACCCAAGGACACGCATGGTTTTGTTTAAGATGTTAAATCGCGGTGTTTTTTATAATATAAATGGTTGTATTTCTACGGGAAAAGAG GCAAATGTATATCATGCAACAAAGACAGATGGCCAGGAGTTTGCAATCAAAGTCTATAAAACTTCTGTACTTGTTTTTAA GGATAGAGACCGATATGTTCAGGGAGACTATCGTTTCAGACATGGTTACTGCAAGCATAACCCTCGGAAAATGGTAAAGACCTGGGCTGAAAAGGAAATGCGAAATCTTTTTCG AGTTAAAGAAGCTGGAATTCGATGCCCATCGCCGTCGCACTTGAGGCTTCATGTTTTGGTGATGGAGTTTATAG GAAAAGGAGGTCGGGCTGCTCCTCATCTTAAGGATGCTGCCTTATCGGATGACAAGTTGCGCAAAAGTTACTTTGAG ATAATTACGACGATGAGGACACTCTACCAAAAGTGCAAGCTTGTCCATGGTGATTTGAGTGAATATAACATTCTTTATTTTGAG GGACACTTGTACATCATTGATGTTTCACAATCTGTCGACCTCGATCATCCTTCAGCATTGGTCTTCTTGAAGGAAGATTGCCTGCATGTTACT GACTTCTTTGAAAGACGAGGTGTCACTGTCATGACAGTATCAAAGCTATTTAATTTCGTGGTTGATCAAAACATTGCTGATGAAGATGTTGATGATTACCTGGAAAAG ACATTGGATTACATGAAGCAATGCGAGGCAGATATTGTCAACATGTCAATGATGCAACGCCCATCCTTTGTTTATGAACCAACAGCAGATGAACTTTATGACCAACCGCTGTTAGGATTTGTGCGTACTAAAAAGAAGCCTGCTAAAAAACAGCAAGAACGATCGGCACAAAATATAGTAGAAGAACCCCTGAATATACTGGAAGAACCCCTGGATATACTGGAAGAATCCCTGGATATACTGGAAGAACCCTTGGAGAACAAGGAAAGTAAGGCTGCTCGGAAGGAACACAAGAAGAAAGtgaaggaagaaaagaggGAAATTCGCAAGACAAAGATCCCAAAGGCTgacaagaagaggaagaaaatgGGGAAAGCCAAGTGCAAGCGGTAG
- the LOC100826671 gene encoding peroxidase 31 translates to MRRLSLFLLLAAAALTGAAAGGPPATTPIKLSPTFYSQTCPRAERIVAEVVQSKQMQNPTTAAGVLRVFFHDCFVTGCDASVLIAPTHFAKSEKDADINHSLPGDAFDAVVRSKLALELECPGVVSCADILALASGVLVTMTGGPRFPVPLGRKDSLSSSPTAPDIELPHSNFTISRIIELFLAKNFTVQEMVALSGAHTLGFSHCQEFASRIYNYHDKAGKPLPFDPSMNPGYAKGLQDACKDYLKDPTIAAFNDIMTPGKFDNQYYVNLERGLGLLSTDQDLWSDARTKPFVQRYAGNNTVFFEDFAKAMEKLSLFGVKTGADGEIRRRCDAYNSGPTGKADAAEAA, encoded by the coding sequence ATGCGCCGTCtgtccctcttcctcctcctggccgcggcggccctgaccggcgccgcggcgggcggcccACCGGCGACAACACCCATCAAGCTATCGCCAACCTTCTACAGCCAGACGTGCCCGCGCGCGGAGCGGATCGTGGCAGAGGTCGTCCAATCAAAGCAGATGCAGAACCCGACGACGGCCGCGGGCGTCCTCCGGGTCTtcttccacgactgcttcgtCACCGGCTGCGACGCCTCCGTCCTCATCGCGCCCACCCACTTCGCGAAATCCGAAAAGGACGCCGACATCAACCACTCTCTCCCCGGCGACGCCTTCGACGCGGTGGTCCGCTCAAAGCTCGCGCTAGAACTCGAGTGCCCGGGCGtcgtctcctgcgccgacatCCTCGCCCTGGCATCCGGGGTCCTCGTCACAATGACAGGCGGGCCCAGGTTCCCGGTCCCTCTAGGCCGCAAGGACTCGCTCTCGTCTTCCCCGACAGCCCCCGACATCGAGCTCCCGCACTCAAACTTCACCATCTCCCGCATCATCGAGCTCTTCTTGGCAAAAAACTTCACGGTCCAGGAAATGGTGGCCTTATCCGGGGCGCACACGCTGGGATTCTCCCACTGCCAGGAGTTCGCGTCCAGGATCTACAACTACCACGACAAGGCCGGCAAGCCGCTGCCGTTCGACCCGAGCATGAACCCCGGGTACGCCAAGGGGCTCCAGGACGCCTGCAAGGACTACCTCAAGGACCCGACCATCGCGGCCTTCAACGACATCATGACCCCCGGCAAGTTCGACAACCAGTATTACGTCAACCTGGAGCGTGGGTTGGGGCTTCTCAGCACTGACCAGGATCTGTGGTCGGACGCCCGCACCAAGCCCTTCGTGCAGCGCTACGCCGGGAATAATACGGTGTTTTTCGAGGACTTCGCCAAGGCCATGGAGAAGCTCAGCCTCTTCGGCGTCAAGACGGGCGCCGATGGGGAGATCAGAAGGCGCTGCGACGCTTACAACAGCGGGCCAACGGGCAAGGCCGACGCCGCCGAAGCCGCCTGA